A window from Candidatus Neomarinimicrobiota bacterium encodes these proteins:
- the rpsJ gene encoding 30S ribosomal protein S10, whose translation MASQKLRISLKAYDHNLLDKSTEKIVRTAKSTGAVISGPIPLPTKRTVYTVLRSPHVNKKSREQFQTKVHKRLIDILNSTSKTVDALMKLDLPAGVDIEIKV comes from the coding sequence TTGGCATCACAGAAATTACGTATTAGTCTGAAAGCATACGATCACAATCTGCTGGATAAGTCCACAGAGAAGATCGTTCGGACGGCAAAATCCACAGGTGCTGTGATTTCAGGTCCGATTCCCCTTCCGACGAAGCGGACGGTCTACACCGTATTGCGGTCGCCGCACGTGAATAAGAAATCGCGTGAACAGTTTCAGACCAAAGTACACAAGCGATTGATTGATATTCTGAATTCAACCTCAAAGACGGTAGATGCGCTGATGAAGCTGGATTTGCCGGCGGGTGTTGATATCGAGATTAAGGTATAA
- the tuf gene encoding elongation factor Tu has protein sequence MSKQKFERTKPHVNVGTIGHVDHGKTTLTAALTLYLSSKGLAEIRDFDSIDNAPEEKERGITIATAHVEYESDNRHYAHVDCPGHADYIKNMITGAAQMDGAILVVSAADGPMPQTREHILLARQVGVPNIVVFMNKTDQVDDPELLELVELELRELLSEYDFPGDDIPIVKGSALEALSNPDDADATAPMQELIEALDDYIPEPERDTDRSFLMPVEDVFSITGRGTVGTGRIERGIVHVGDEVEVIGLGGHETTVVTGVEMFRKMLDEGQAGDNVGLLLRGIDKEWLQRGMVCAEPGSITPHTKFKAEVYVLKKEEGGRHTPFFQGYRPQFYFRTTDVTGTVGLPEGVEMVMPGDKVNMDVELIAPIAMEEGLRFAIREGGHTVASGVVTDIIE, from the coding sequence ATGTCGAAACAGAAATTTGAACGGACCAAACCCCATGTAAACGTGGGAACCATTGGCCATGTGGATCATGGGAAGACAACGTTGACAGCAGCGCTGACGCTGTACCTGTCCAGCAAAGGCTTGGCGGAGATCCGCGATTTTGACAGTATCGATAACGCGCCGGAAGAAAAAGAGCGCGGGATCACTATCGCGACCGCCCACGTGGAATACGAGAGTGATAACCGGCATTACGCCCACGTGGACTGCCCGGGTCACGCCGATTACATCAAAAACATGATTACCGGGGCAGCCCAGATGGACGGCGCCATTCTGGTCGTGAGCGCCGCCGACGGTCCCATGCCGCAGACCCGGGAGCACATTTTGCTGGCACGGCAGGTGGGCGTACCGAATATCGTGGTCTTTATGAATAAAACGGACCAGGTGGACGATCCGGAATTGCTGGAACTGGTGGAGTTGGAACTCCGGGAACTGTTGAGTGAGTATGATTTCCCCGGCGATGATATTCCGATTGTGAAGGGTAGCGCGCTGGAAGCGCTGAGCAATCCGGACGATGCAGACGCCACCGCCCCGATGCAGGAGCTGATTGAAGCGCTGGATGATTATATTCCCGAACCGGAGCGCGACACCGACCGGTCGTTTTTAATGCCGGTGGAGGATGTCTTCTCAATTACCGGACGTGGCACCGTGGGTACCGGTCGAATTGAACGCGGTATCGTGCATGTGGGTGACGAAGTCGAAGTGATTGGGCTCGGTGGTCATGAAACCACTGTTGTCACAGGAGTAGAAATGTTCCGGAAGATGCTGGACGAAGGCCAGGCCGGCGATAACGTGGGGCTGTTGCTGCGCGGGATCGACAAGGAATGGCTGCAGCGCGGTATGGTCTGTGCGGAGCCGGGCAGTATTACGCCGCATACGAAATTCAAAGCGGAAGTGTATGTCCTGAAGAAGGAAGAGGGCGGACGCCATACCCCGTTCTTCCAGGGCTACCGGCCGCAGTTTTACTTCCGGACGACGGACGTCACCGGTACAGTAGGTCTGCCAGAAGGCGTGGAAATGGTGATGCCGGGTGACAAGGTGAATATGGACGTGGAACTGATCGCACCAATTGCCATGGAAGAAGGGCTCCGGTTCGCGATTCGGGAAGGCGGCCATACAGTCGCATCCGGTGTTGTGACGGATATAATTGAGTAA
- the fusA gene encoding elongation factor G: protein MAHIDAGKTTTTERMLYYTGRLHRMGEVHEGAATMDWMEQEKERGITITSAATTCYWQDHRVNIIDTPGHVDFTVEVERSLRVLDGAVALFCAVGGVEPQSETVWRQADKYTIPRIAFVNKMDRTGADFFHAVDMMKERLGANVVPITLPIGDGDMFNGIVDLVHNRSIIYNEQSLGKHFEFGDIPKDMVEQAKEYRTHMLEEISMYDDTLMEKYLEGEEIDPRDIKSALRKATLDVSMTPVMCGSAFKNKGVQYLLDAIVDFLPSPVEVPPIKGVDPKTEEQIVRKSDEDEPFAALAFKVMTDPYVGRLTFFRVYSGKINAGSYIHNPNSDKRERFSRLLQMHANKREELDYVKAGDIAAAVGLKNTSTGNTLCDEDNPIILEQMEFPEPVIKVSIEPESRADSQQLSDALQRLAEEDPTFQISTDEETGQTIVAGMGELHLEVIIDRLKREFKVNAKIGAPQVAYRESIRQEVDVEKKFVRQSGGRGQYGHVVMTVEPNEAGEGYEFIDKIVGGSIPREYIPSVDKGIQEAMRNGPIAGYPVEDIKVTLYDGSYHEVDSSEMAFKVAGSMAMQEAMRQASPALLEPTMDLEVVVPDEYLGDVMGDITGRRGDIKGMGQRKKAQVITATVPLSEMFGYATDLRSITQGRAVFTMQFSHYAEVPESIKDDIIEQIHGKAS from the coding sequence ATGGCTCATATTGATGCCGGAAAAACAACGACGACTGAGCGAATGCTCTATTACACCGGTCGGCTGCATCGCATGGGAGAAGTTCATGAAGGCGCTGCTACGATGGACTGGATGGAGCAGGAGAAGGAGCGCGGTATTACCATCACTTCCGCGGCGACTACGTGCTACTGGCAGGATCATCGCGTTAATATTATCGATACGCCAGGCCACGTGGACTTCACCGTTGAGGTGGAACGATCCCTTCGTGTACTAGATGGCGCCGTAGCGCTCTTCTGTGCGGTCGGAGGTGTCGAGCCACAGTCAGAAACGGTATGGCGACAAGCTGATAAATACACGATACCCCGGATTGCGTTTGTCAATAAGATGGATCGCACCGGGGCTGATTTTTTTCATGCCGTGGACATGATGAAGGAGCGCCTCGGGGCGAACGTCGTGCCAATTACGCTCCCCATCGGTGACGGCGATATGTTCAATGGTATTGTTGACTTAGTCCACAATCGCAGCATCATTTACAATGAACAGAGTCTTGGCAAGCATTTTGAGTTTGGTGATATTCCCAAAGATATGGTTGAGCAGGCCAAGGAATATCGTACACATATGCTGGAGGAGATCTCCATGTACGATGACACACTCATGGAGAAGTACCTCGAAGGCGAAGAAATCGATCCCAGAGATATTAAATCTGCGCTACGGAAGGCCACATTGGACGTCTCTATGACTCCGGTAATGTGTGGATCGGCCTTCAAGAATAAGGGTGTCCAGTATCTGCTGGATGCCATTGTAGACTTTTTGCCTTCTCCGGTTGAGGTTCCGCCGATTAAGGGGGTTGATCCGAAGACCGAGGAACAGATCGTCCGGAAGTCTGATGAAGATGAGCCGTTTGCGGCCCTGGCATTTAAAGTGATGACTGACCCTTATGTTGGTCGGTTGACGTTTTTCAGGGTTTATTCCGGTAAAATTAACGCCGGATCCTATATTCATAATCCCAATTCAGATAAACGGGAACGCTTCAGCCGGCTACTCCAGATGCATGCCAACAAACGTGAGGAACTTGATTACGTTAAAGCAGGAGACATTGCCGCAGCAGTCGGGTTGAAGAATACATCCACTGGTAATACGCTTTGTGATGAAGATAATCCGATTATTCTGGAGCAGATGGAGTTTCCGGAACCGGTCATTAAAGTATCAATAGAGCCGGAATCCCGGGCCGATTCCCAGCAGCTCTCCGATGCATTGCAGCGGCTTGCCGAAGAGGATCCGACATTTCAAATTTCCACAGATGAAGAAACCGGCCAGACTATCGTTGCCGGAATGGGCGAGTTGCACCTGGAAGTTATCATCGACCGGCTGAAACGGGAATTCAAGGTAAACGCCAAAATTGGCGCGCCGCAGGTCGCCTACCGTGAATCCATTCGCCAGGAAGTGGACGTGGAGAAGAAATTTGTCCGCCAGAGTGGTGGACGCGGGCAGTACGGGCATGTGGTTATGACGGTTGAGCCAAACGAAGCCGGTGAAGGATACGAATTTATAGATAAAATCGTCGGCGGCTCCATCCCAAGAGAATATATCCCGTCTGTGGATAAGGGGATTCAGGAAGCCATGCGTAACGGCCCGATTGCCGGCTATCCGGTGGAAGATATAAAGGTGACCTTATACGACGGTTCATATCACGAGGTCGACTCCTCGGAGATGGCTTTTAAGGTTGCTGGTTCCATGGCGATGCAGGAGGCAATGAGGCAGGCAAGCCCAGCACTCCTCGAGCCGACGATGGACCTTGAAGTCGTTGTACCAGATGAATATCTCGGCGACGTCATGGGAGACATCACCGGACGGCGTGGAGACATCAAAGGGATGGGACAGAGAAAGAAAGCGCAGGTAATTACGGCGACTGTTCCGCTTTCCGAGATGTTTGGTTACGCTACAGATTTACGGTCCATTACACAGGGGCGCGCTGTATTTACGATGCAGTTTTCGCACTACGCTGAGGTACCGGAAAGCATAAAGGATGATATTATTGAACAAATTCACGGCAAAGCATCATAA
- the rpsG gene encoding 30S ribosomal protein S7 — MARRKRPERREILPDPVHDSLLVAKFINNIMRSGKRGTAEQIFYTALEKMEKQAGKDGLELFEKAIDNASPILEVKSKRIGGATYQVPIEVSKDRKKALAMRWLISAAKGRGGRPMSDRLAEEFLAASKGDGGAVRKKEEVHRMAEANKAFAHFR, encoded by the coding sequence ATGGCGCGTCGGAAAAGACCTGAAAGACGAGAAATTTTACCTGACCCGGTACATGATAGTCTGTTGGTTGCAAAATTTATCAACAATATCATGCGTAGCGGGAAACGAGGAACTGCCGAGCAGATCTTCTATACTGCTTTGGAGAAAATGGAGAAGCAGGCAGGGAAAGACGGTCTGGAACTTTTTGAAAAAGCAATTGATAACGCCTCGCCTATCCTTGAGGTAAAGTCGAAACGGATTGGTGGTGCCACTTATCAGGTGCCGATTGAGGTGAGTAAGGACAGAAAAAAGGCGCTGGCAATGCGTTGGCTTATTTCCGCGGCAAAGGGTCGCGGTGGTCGCCCGATGTCAGACAGGCTGGCGGAAGAATTTCTGGCAGCTTCAAAAGGCGATGGCGGCGCAGTCCGGAAGAAAGAAGAAGTGCACAGGATGGCCGAAGCAAACAAGGCGTTCGCGCACTTCCGCTAA
- the rpsL gene encoding 30S ribosomal protein S12, with protein MPTINQLVRKGRKKVQKKKSAPALKGNPQKRGVCTRVYTTTPKKPNSALRKVARVRLVNGMEVTAYIPGEGHNLQEHSIVLIEGGRVKDLPGVRYHIVRGTLDTAGVTDRKTSRSRYGAKKS; from the coding sequence ATGCCGACGATTAACCAACTTGTCCGTAAAGGACGGAAAAAAGTACAGAAAAAGAAATCCGCTCCGGCGTTGAAGGGAAACCCCCAGAAACGCGGAGTATGCACACGTGTTTACACCACAACACCGAAAAAGCCGAACTCGGCACTTCGGAAGGTGGCGCGTGTCAGGTTGGTGAACGGCATGGAAGTGACAGCCTATATCCCGGGCGAGGGGCACAACCTTCAGGAGCACTCGATTGTGCTCATTGAAGGCGGTCGGGTCAAGGATCTGCCTGGTGTCCGGTACCATATCGTCCGCGGAACACTGGATACGGCCGGGGTGACCGACCGGAAGACCAGTCGTTCCCGGTACGGTGCAAAGAAATCTTAG